The following are encoded together in the Kribbella voronezhensis genome:
- a CDS encoding ATP-dependent Clp protease ATP-binding subunit, translating into MFERFTDRARRVVVLAQEEARMLSHNYIGTEHILLGLIHEGEGVAAKALESLGISLEAVRSQVEEIIGQGQQAPSGHIPFTPRAKKVLELSLREALQLGHNYIGTEHILLGLIREGEGVAAQVLVKLGADLNKVRQQVIQLLSGYQGKETQSAGAPAEGAPSSSLVLDQFGRNYTQSARESKLDPVIGREMEIERVMQVLSRRTKNNPVLIGEPGVGKTAIVEGLAQQIVRGDVPETLKDKQIYSLDLGALVAGSRYRGDFEERLKKVLKEIRTRGDIVLFIDEIHTLVGAGAAEGAIDAASILKPMLARGELQTIGATTLDEYRKYVEKDAALERRFQPIQVAEPSIAHTIEILKGLRDRYEAHHRVTITDAALVNAAQLADRYISDRFLPDKAIDLIDEAGARLRIRRMTAPPDLREFDEKIANVRREKESAIDAQDFERAASLRDDEKKLINAKAEREKQWKAGDMDVVAEVDEELIAEVLSTATGIPVFKLTEEESSRLLDMEKELAKRYIGQTDAVKALSRSIRRTRAGLKDPRRPSGSFIFAGPSGVGKTELSKALTEFLFGDESALISLDMSEYSEKHTASRLFGSPPGYVGYEEGGQLTEKVRRKPFSVVLFDEVEKAHPDIFNSLLQILDEGRLTDAQGRVVDFKNTVIIMTTNLGTRDIAKAVSLGFSQASDTGGSYEKMKAKVTEELKQHFRPEFLNRVDEIVVFHQHGMEEIVKIVDLMVGQVEERLKDKDMGIELTPAAKALVADRGFDPVLGARPLRRALQRDVEDVLAEKILFGELRPGQIVLVDVAPEGTVNEDGLREYFTFTGTQKAPSPDLELTEIAGGSSGLQDT; encoded by the coding sequence ATGTTTGAACGATTTACGGACCGAGCCCGTCGGGTCGTCGTCCTGGCCCAAGAAGAAGCCAGGATGCTGAGCCACAACTACATCGGCACCGAGCACATCCTGCTCGGCCTGATTCACGAGGGTGAAGGTGTCGCCGCCAAGGCTCTCGAGAGCCTGGGTATCTCGCTGGAGGCTGTCCGTTCGCAGGTCGAGGAGATCATCGGCCAGGGACAGCAGGCTCCGAGTGGGCACATCCCGTTCACCCCGCGCGCCAAGAAGGTTCTGGAGCTCTCCCTGCGTGAGGCCCTGCAACTGGGCCACAACTACATCGGCACCGAGCACATCCTGCTCGGCCTCATCCGCGAGGGTGAGGGCGTCGCCGCGCAGGTCCTGGTCAAGCTCGGTGCGGACCTGAACAAGGTCCGGCAGCAGGTCATCCAGCTGCTGAGCGGATACCAGGGCAAGGAGACGCAGTCCGCAGGAGCTCCTGCGGAGGGTGCTCCCAGCAGCTCCTTGGTGCTCGACCAGTTCGGCCGGAACTACACCCAGTCGGCCCGCGAATCGAAACTCGACCCGGTGATCGGGCGCGAGATGGAGATCGAGCGGGTCATGCAGGTGCTGTCCCGGCGGACCAAGAACAACCCTGTCCTGATCGGTGAGCCCGGTGTCGGCAAGACCGCGATCGTGGAGGGTCTGGCCCAGCAGATCGTCCGCGGCGACGTGCCGGAGACCCTCAAGGACAAGCAGATCTACTCCCTCGACCTGGGTGCCCTGGTGGCCGGTTCGCGCTACCGCGGTGACTTCGAGGAGCGGCTCAAGAAGGTGCTCAAGGAGATCCGCACCCGCGGCGACATCGTGCTGTTCATCGACGAGATCCACACCCTCGTCGGGGCCGGCGCGGCCGAGGGCGCGATCGACGCGGCGAGCATCCTGAAGCCGATGCTGGCTCGCGGTGAGCTGCAGACCATCGGCGCCACCACCCTCGACGAGTACCGCAAGTACGTCGAGAAGGACGCCGCACTGGAGCGCCGGTTCCAGCCGATCCAGGTCGCCGAGCCCTCGATCGCGCACACGATCGAGATCCTCAAGGGCCTGCGCGACCGCTACGAGGCGCACCACCGGGTGACCATCACCGATGCCGCCCTGGTCAACGCCGCGCAGCTGGCCGACCGCTACATCTCCGACCGGTTCCTGCCCGACAAGGCGATCGACCTGATCGACGAGGCCGGCGCCCGGTTGCGGATCCGCCGGATGACGGCTCCGCCGGACCTGCGGGAGTTCGACGAGAAGATCGCGAACGTCCGCCGGGAGAAGGAGTCGGCGATCGACGCCCAGGACTTCGAGCGAGCGGCTTCTCTGCGCGACGACGAGAAGAAGCTGATCAACGCGAAGGCCGAGCGGGAGAAGCAGTGGAAGGCCGGCGACATGGACGTCGTCGCCGAGGTCGACGAGGAGCTGATCGCCGAGGTGCTGAGCACCGCGACCGGCATCCCCGTCTTCAAGCTGACCGAGGAGGAGTCCTCGCGGCTGCTGGACATGGAGAAGGAGCTGGCCAAGCGCTACATCGGCCAGACCGACGCCGTGAAGGCGCTGTCGCGGTCGATCCGGCGGACCCGTGCGGGTCTGAAGGACCCGCGCCGGCCGAGCGGCTCGTTCATCTTCGCCGGCCCGTCCGGTGTCGGTAAGACCGAGCTGTCGAAGGCGCTGACCGAGTTCCTGTTCGGCGACGAGAGCGCGCTGATCAGCCTCGACATGTCGGAGTACTCGGAGAAGCACACGGCCTCGCGGCTGTTCGGCTCGCCTCCTGGGTACGTCGGCTACGAAGAGGGTGGCCAGCTGACCGAGAAGGTCCGTCGCAAGCCGTTCAGCGTGGTGCTGTTCGACGAGGTGGAGAAGGCCCACCCGGACATCTTCAACTCGCTGTTGCAGATCCTGGACGAAGGTCGCCTGACCGACGCCCAGGGGCGCGTGGTCGACTTCAAGAACACCGTCATCATCATGACCACGAACCTCGGGACCAGGGACATCGCCAAGGCCGTCAGCCTCGGGTTCTCCCAGGCGAGCGACACCGGCGGCTCGTACGAGAAGATGAAGGCCAAGGTCACCGAGGAGCTCAAGCAGCACTTCCGGCCGGAGTTCCTGAACCGCGTCGACGAGATCGTGGTCTTCCACCAGCACGGCATGGAGGAGATCGTCAAGATCGTCGACCTGATGGTCGGGCAGGTGGAGGAGCGGCTCAAGGACAAGGACATGGGCATCGAGCTCACCCCGGCGGCGAAGGCCTTGGTCGCCGACCGTGGCTTCGACCCGGTCCTGGGTGCTCGCCCACTGCGTCGCGCGTTGCAGCGTGACGTGGAGGACGTGCTGGCCGAGAAGATCCTGTTCGGGGAACTGCGCCCCGGCCAGATCGTGCTCGTCGACGTGGCCCCCGAGGGCACCGTGAACGAGGACGGCCTGCGGGAGTACTTCACCTTCACCGGCACCCAGAAGGCGCCCAGCCCCGACCTGGAGCTGACCGAAATCGCCGGCGGCTCGTCCGGCCTCCAGGACACCTGA
- a CDS encoding histone-like nucleoid-structuring protein Lsr2: MAQRVQVVLEDDLDGGKADETVTFGLDGSTYEIDLSKKNAAKLRDALAGYVGAGRRVAGRRGSAGRTRGRGRSATDSADIRAWAKENGYEVSERGRISAEVRAAYNDAK; the protein is encoded by the coding sequence ATGGCGCAAAGGGTTCAGGTGGTTCTCGAGGACGATCTCGACGGCGGTAAGGCCGACGAGACCGTGACATTCGGTCTGGACGGCTCGACGTACGAGATCGACCTGTCGAAGAAGAACGCCGCCAAGTTGCGCGACGCCCTCGCCGGATACGTCGGCGCCGGTCGCCGGGTGGCCGGCCGCCGGGGCAGCGCCGGGCGCACGCGGGGACGGGGCCGGTCCGCGACCGACTCCGCAGATATCCGCGCCTGGGCCAAGGAAAATGGCTACGAGGTGAGCGAGCGCGGCCGGATCTCGGCCGAAGTGCGGGCGGCGTACAACGACGCGAAGTAA
- a CDS encoding kinetoplast-associated-like protein yields MDAPRLPLTQEPVPDAGSFGVRQAGGVLERAQRIADTLREQAEYENDTALAQAERIRVESARVREEAEQAAQKLRADAAVAAERLLKDAERAAEQLRDESEQRAEQLRTTSEQRAEQLRSESEQYAERLRSESEQEAERLRNESEQAAQQLRSESEARADQVRADAAERAERLRAESESTAEKLRTESEAAAAKLKADSEAEAERVRTEAEAEAERVRTESEAAAAKLKADSEAEAERVRAAAEAEAERVTREANAAAETLRAEAQAAADEVRAESQAAAARRIAQAEAEAGRLKEDADELLEEARLAREAAQQTVERASREAQQLVADAGEQARLVSQAAVQTETDLIARAEAEANELRTKVEREAEAARERSRAEIAEAHAEIERLRGENRSELERRTAELEETERAKLAAITLEIDKLRTAALEDIAEQKAEAEAANERLMADARAQAKLVVDSIEADRRTASGEAQRIVEDANRAAEAALAEAEKQTAWSKKTVDELVAAAEQEAQTIREQAAAEVAQLAKEKRAHLRRVISRSTSRLRDTQATVAKELEDAQRAAAKQNAELTARAETMLAEATQQAERLTSQAQAKADRLKAAAAVEAQEIVERATRREAEAEASTQVLRERAATDLAAAQRQSHELIRKSRAEAQQLEAQAREHADELRAQARKLLADAEARVAALNQRRDEITKELTQLSGVIEALAVPGFRPGGGMSVNEGSTGESG; encoded by the coding sequence ATGGACGCCCCGCGTCTGCCGTTGACCCAGGAACCGGTCCCCGACGCCGGTTCCTTTGGCGTGCGGCAAGCGGGCGGCGTGCTGGAGCGGGCGCAGCGGATCGCCGACACCTTGCGCGAGCAGGCGGAGTACGAGAACGACACCGCGCTGGCTCAGGCGGAACGGATCCGGGTCGAGTCGGCGCGGGTGCGTGAGGAGGCCGAACAGGCCGCGCAGAAGCTGCGAGCCGATGCGGCAGTGGCCGCCGAGCGGCTGCTGAAGGACGCCGAGCGCGCCGCCGAGCAGCTCCGCGACGAATCCGAGCAACGGGCCGAGCAGCTGCGGACGACGTCGGAGCAGCGCGCCGAGCAGCTTCGCAGCGAATCGGAGCAGTACGCCGAGCGGCTTCGCAGTGAGTCCGAGCAAGAGGCCGAGCGGCTTCGCAACGAGTCCGAGCAGGCCGCGCAGCAGCTTCGGAGTGAATCCGAGGCGCGGGCCGATCAGGTGCGCGCGGACGCCGCGGAACGCGCCGAGCGCCTCCGTGCCGAATCGGAAAGCACCGCCGAGAAGCTCCGGACCGAATCCGAGGCAGCCGCCGCCAAGCTGAAGGCCGACTCCGAGGCCGAGGCCGAGCGGGTGCGGACCGAAGCCGAAGCCGAAGCCGAGCGGGTGCGGACGGAGTCCGAGGCAGCCGCCGCGAAGCTGAAGGCGGACTCCGAGGCCGAGGCCGAGCGGGTCAGGGCCGCGGCGGAAGCCGAAGCGGAGCGGGTCACGCGGGAAGCGAACGCTGCAGCCGAGACGTTGCGGGCCGAGGCCCAGGCAGCCGCGGACGAAGTGCGGGCGGAGTCGCAGGCCGCTGCCGCGCGCCGGATCGCCCAGGCCGAGGCCGAGGCAGGCCGCCTGAAGGAAGATGCCGACGAGCTGCTCGAAGAAGCGCGCCTTGCCCGGGAGGCTGCGCAGCAGACCGTCGAGCGGGCCAGCCGGGAAGCACAGCAACTGGTCGCGGACGCCGGCGAGCAGGCGCGACTGGTGTCCCAGGCCGCGGTCCAGACCGAGACCGACCTGATCGCCCGCGCCGAGGCCGAGGCGAACGAACTGCGCACCAAGGTCGAGCGCGAGGCCGAGGCCGCCCGCGAGCGGTCCCGGGCCGAGATCGCCGAGGCGCACGCCGAGATCGAGCGCCTCCGCGGCGAGAACCGCTCCGAGCTGGAACGCCGGACCGCCGAGCTGGAGGAGACCGAGCGCGCCAAGCTCGCGGCCATCACACTCGAGATCGACAAACTCCGCACCGCCGCCCTCGAGGACATCGCCGAGCAGAAGGCCGAGGCCGAAGCCGCCAACGAACGCCTGATGGCCGACGCCCGCGCCCAGGCGAAGCTGGTCGTGGACAGCATCGAGGCCGACCGGCGTACGGCGTCCGGCGAGGCGCAGCGGATCGTCGAGGACGCGAACCGGGCCGCCGAGGCCGCCCTGGCCGAGGCCGAGAAGCAGACCGCGTGGAGCAAGAAGACCGTCGACGAGCTCGTCGCCGCGGCCGAGCAGGAAGCCCAGACCATCCGCGAGCAGGCCGCCGCCGAGGTCGCCCAGCTGGCCAAGGAGAAGCGCGCCCACCTGCGCCGGGTGATCAGCCGCTCGACGAGCCGGCTGCGCGACACCCAGGCCACGGTCGCCAAGGAGCTCGAGGACGCCCAGCGCGCGGCCGCCAAGCAGAACGCAGAGCTGACCGCCCGGGCCGAGACGATGCTGGCGGAGGCGACGCAGCAGGCCGAGCGGCTGACCTCACAGGCGCAGGCCAAGGCCGACCGGCTCAAGGCGGCCGCCGCCGTCGAGGCCCAGGAGATCGTCGAGCGGGCCACCCGCCGCGAGGCCGAGGCCGAAGCCAGCACCCAGGTACTGCGCGAGCGCGCGGCGACCGATCTCGCCGCGGCTCAGCGGCAGTCGCACGAACTCATCCGCAAGTCCCGCGCCGAGGCCCAGCAGCTCGAGGCGCAGGCCCGCGAGCACGCCGACGAGCTGCGCGCGCAGGCCCGTAAACTTCTCGCCGACGCCGAGGCGAGGGTCGCGGCGCTGAACCAGCGCCGCGACGAGATCACCAAGGAGCTCACCCAGCTTTCGGGTGTGATCGAGGCACTCGCTGTACCGGGGTTCCGCCCAGGTGGTGGAATGTCCGTCAACGAGGGTTCCACGGGGGAATCAGGATGA